A window of the Candidatus Tisiphia endosymbiont of Dascillus cervinus genome harbors these coding sequences:
- the dcd gene encoding dCTP deaminase, translating into MTIMSDNWIRKMCIEHDMIAPFTDTQVRLNNSERIISYGLSSYGYDARVSKEFKIFTNINSAIVDPKNFDEYSLVDREVDVCIIPPNSFALARTIEYFKIPRDVLVICVGKSTYARCGIIVNVTPLEPEWEGHVTLEFSNTTPLPARIYANEGACQFLFLKGDQTCNISYADRYGKYMKQKGVTLPIT; encoded by the coding sequence ATGACCATTATGTCTGATAATTGGATAAGAAAAATGTGTATAGAACACGATATGATTGCACCTTTTACTGATACGCAGGTTAGATTGAATAATTCAGAGAGAATTATTTCTTATGGTTTATCTTCATACGGTTATGATGCAAGAGTCTCGAAGGAATTTAAAATATTTACTAATATTAATTCGGCAATAGTTGATCCAAAAAATTTTGATGAATATAGTTTAGTAGACAGAGAGGTTGATGTTTGTATTATTCCGCCAAACAGTTTTGCCTTAGCAAGAACAATTGAGTATTTTAAAATTCCAAGAGATGTGCTAGTTATCTGTGTTGGTAAATCAACCTATGCAAGATGTGGTATAATTGTTAACGTAACGCCGTTAGAACCGGAATGGGAAGGGCATGTAACATTAGAGTTTTCCAATACTACCCCACTGCCAGCAAGAATTTATGCTAATGAAGGAGCATGTCAATTTTTGTTTTTAAAAGGTGATCAAACTTGTAATATATCTTATGCCGATCGTTATGGGAAATATATGAAACAAAAAGGTGTTACCCTTCCAATAACTTAA
- a CDS encoding DUF2671 domain-containing protein — protein MKEKNVPILNTPTKKTTSSLDTDNNPFFNVRYICQSTTLITESIQKGFDVAQLPNGDITVTEIKTVNVHYHWDSFKQRFVKVSQS, from the coding sequence ATGAAAGAAAAAAACGTACCTATTTTGAATACCCCAACTAAGAAAACTACAAGCTCATTAGATACTGATAATAATCCCTTTTTTAATGTTAGGTATATTTGTCAATCAACGACTCTAATTACTGAATCTATACAAAAAGGCTTTGATGTTGCACAGTTACCTAATGGAGATATTACAGTTACAGAAATTAAAACAGTAAATGTTCACTATCATTGGGATTCTTTTAAACAAAGATTTGTTAAAGTAAGCCAAAGTTAG
- the topA gene encoding type I DNA topoisomerase, which produces MKLVIVESPAKAKTINKYLDNGFKVIASFGHIRDLPSKNGSVLPDEDFAMKYIISDKAEKYVEAITKDAAKAEMVYLATDRDREGESIAWHVAEIIKERNLVKSSDFFKRVAFDEVTKKAILHAIENPRKIDIDLVNAQQARRALDYLVGFTLSPILWRKLPGCRSAGRVQSVALRLICEREDEIERFKSQEYWDISLNILNSNNEPFLARLTHVNGKKLEKFSITNELAANDLVEKIKLKNFHVASIEKKQQKRQPQPPFITSSLQQEAARKLGFTAKKTMQIAQKLYEGMDIGNETIGLITYMRTDGTTLASEAVEQIRQLIDKNFGDKYLPASQRVYKSKAKNAQEAHEAIRPTDITLLPEKLKDKLDKDFYKLYDLIWKRTVACQMENVIIDLVVAQLDTEDKEFTCRANGSIIAFDGFYKIYREGLDDETEEENRLLPPLKEGEKLITDSVNPAQHFTDPPPRYSEASLVKRLEELGIGRPSTYASIISVLQDRKYVVVEKKRFFPEELGRLVTIFLTGFFKKYVEYDFTADLENDLDEVAEGKIEWKFLLKKFWDGFNNNVEVVSGKKISDIIIYVEEALDYHLFGEKSESNKSRICPSCSTGQLDLKLGKFGAFLACSNYPECTFKKQITSKNSDDVATTMEENKLLGVNKDGFDVFLKKGPYGLYVQTSEQVAKGEKPKRASLPPSIAQNDVTLALAMRLLELPAKLCLHPESQQEIILGIGRYGPYLKYLDRFISIPKRYDPFTITTEIAVEIIEASNNKLKNKQEKDNGKQVIVAKKTSKKNATAKETTKKKKVQ; this is translated from the coding sequence ATGAAATTAGTAATAGTAGAATCGCCAGCAAAGGCGAAAACGATAAATAAATATCTAGATAATGGTTTTAAAGTTATTGCTTCGTTTGGGCATATTAGAGATTTACCATCTAAAAATGGTTCAGTTCTGCCAGATGAAGATTTTGCGATGAAATATATTATATCAGATAAAGCAGAAAAATATGTTGAAGCAATAACTAAAGATGCTGCCAAGGCTGAAATGGTTTATCTAGCAACAGATCGAGACCGAGAAGGAGAATCAATTGCTTGGCATGTTGCAGAAATAATAAAAGAAAGAAACTTGGTTAAATCTAGTGATTTCTTTAAAAGAGTAGCATTTGATGAAGTTACAAAAAAAGCTATTTTACATGCAATTGAAAACCCAAGAAAGATTGATATTGATTTGGTTAATGCTCAGCAAGCAAGGAGGGCGTTGGATTATTTGGTAGGATTTACTTTATCACCGATATTATGGCGTAAATTGCCAGGATGTAGATCAGCCGGAAGAGTCCAGTCTGTAGCACTGAGACTTATTTGCGAACGAGAAGACGAAATTGAACGTTTTAAATCGCAAGAATATTGGGATATTAGTCTTAATATTCTTAATAGTAATAATGAACCGTTTTTAGCAAGATTAACTCATGTTAATGGTAAAAAATTAGAGAAATTCTCAATTACTAATGAACTAGCTGCCAATGATCTAGTCGAGAAAATAAAACTAAAGAATTTTCATGTTGCCTCTATAGAAAAAAAACAGCAAAAACGTCAACCGCAACCACCTTTTATTACCTCTTCGCTGCAGCAAGAAGCTGCAAGAAAATTAGGGTTTACTGCTAAGAAGACTATGCAAATTGCCCAAAAACTTTACGAAGGTATGGATATAGGTAATGAAACTATAGGTTTGATCACTTATATGAGAACGGACGGGACAACTCTTGCTAGTGAAGCTGTTGAGCAAATACGTCAGTTGATAGATAAGAATTTTGGGGATAAATATCTGCCAGCTAGCCAGCGAGTTTATAAATCTAAAGCTAAAAATGCCCAAGAAGCTCACGAAGCGATTAGACCAACTGATATTACCCTGCTACCAGAAAAGTTAAAGGATAAACTAGATAAAGATTTTTACAAGCTTTATGACCTAATTTGGAAGAGGACGGTAGCTTGCCAAATGGAAAATGTTATTATTGATTTGGTAGTAGCTCAGCTTGATACAGAAGATAAAGAATTTACATGCAGAGCAAATGGCTCAATTATTGCGTTTGATGGTTTTTATAAAATTTATCGAGAAGGTCTAGATGATGAAACAGAAGAAGAAAATAGGCTTCTACCACCGCTAAAAGAAGGAGAGAAATTAATTACAGATTCAGTGAATCCAGCACAACATTTCACTGATCCGCCACCAAGATATTCTGAAGCTAGTTTAGTAAAGAGGCTTGAGGAACTTGGTATTGGTCGCCCGTCTACTTATGCTTCGATTATATCAGTGTTGCAAGATAGAAAATATGTAGTTGTTGAGAAAAAACGATTCTTTCCAGAGGAATTAGGGCGTTTAGTTACAATATTTTTAACAGGTTTTTTTAAGAAATATGTGGAATATGATTTCACAGCTGATCTTGAAAATGATTTAGATGAGGTGGCAGAAGGTAAAATAGAATGGAAGTTTTTACTAAAAAAATTCTGGGATGGGTTTAATAACAATGTAGAAGTAGTTAGTGGAAAGAAAATATCTGATATAATTATTTATGTTGAAGAAGCCTTAGATTATCACTTATTTGGAGAAAAGTCAGAAAGTAACAAGTCAAGAATTTGCCCATCCTGCTCTACAGGTCAATTAGATCTGAAGCTTGGTAAGTTTGGAGCATTCTTAGCTTGTAGTAATTACCCAGAATGTACTTTCAAAAAACAAATTACCTCTAAAAATAGTGATGATGTTGCTACTACTATGGAAGAGAACAAACTATTAGGAGTAAATAAGGATGGTTTTGATGTTTTTCTAAAGAAAGGCCCATATGGTTTATATGTACAGACTAGTGAGCAAGTTGCCAAGGGTGAAAAGCCAAAGCGTGCATCATTGCCACCTTCTATTGCCCAAAATGATGTCACTCTTGCTTTAGCTATGAGGTTGCTTGAGTTACCGGCTAAATTATGTTTGCATCCTGAATCTCAACAAGAGATTATACTTGGTATAGGTAGATATGGCCCGTATCTTAAATATCTTGATAGGTTTATTTCAATACCAAAAAGATACGATCCTTTTACCATAACAACAGAGATCGCTGTAGAAATAATTGAAGCTAGTAATAATAAGTTAAAGAATAAACAAGAGAAAGATAATGGCAAGCAGGTAATAGTTGCAAAAAAAACTTCTAAAAAGAATGCTACAGCAAAAGAAACAACAAAAAAGAAAAAAGTACAATAA
- a CDS encoding ABC transporter ATP-binding protein — MLEGFDFSKSAIRLFFYFLKKRRIKLTILGVLCIIRGMIPAIDSVLLQKIINLIESFSNETVKDLPSSMLFWAIIYAFWWVCVNTMWRIYDYIYLKTMPYIKAQILDEMYNYTQYHNHRFFQENLAGHITNRITEGARSFEMVLSLFGEKILYKLAIIVFALGTMYWIHQIFATIFLIHICVFVGTSVICSSTINKYSVNYARSKSIVAGSIVDAIANIGAIRMFTSHKFERQNLEVRIDDAVVNEQIMQLFMFKLRIVLGIACSIMIFIMVYYLAQLRSQMQITIGDCVLILTLSITVSSEIWDLTQEVGDMFEEFGSFNQSVSLMKPHIIEDIENAHLLKVTKGEIIFKNVSFKYYHNNNLFENKSVTILSQQRVGLVGFSGSGKTTFINLITRLHDIDQGEILIDGQNIRYVTQDSLRENISIIPQEPILFHRTVMDNIRYGKKDASLEEIIEAAKLAHIHEFIESLTEGYQSLCGERGNNLSGGQRQRIIIARAILKNAPILILDEATSSLDSETEELIQDSLYYLMQNKTVLVIAHRLSTLLNMDRILVFNEGSIVEDGQHEELLKNSKLYKKLWKSQVKGLII; from the coding sequence GTGTTAGAAGGTTTTGATTTTTCAAAGTCTGCAATAAGGTTATTTTTCTATTTTTTAAAGAAAAGAAGAATTAAACTAACTATTTTAGGGGTGTTATGCATAATACGGGGAATGATACCAGCTATTGATAGTGTGTTGCTACAAAAAATTATAAATTTGATTGAGTCTTTTTCTAATGAAACAGTTAAAGACCTACCTTCCTCCATGTTGTTTTGGGCAATAATATATGCATTTTGGTGGGTATGTGTAAATACTATGTGGCGAATTTATGATTATATTTATCTAAAAACCATGCCATATATCAAAGCTCAGATATTAGACGAAATGTATAATTACACTCAGTACCATAATCATAGATTTTTTCAAGAAAACCTTGCTGGTCATATTACCAATCGTATTACTGAAGGGGCTAGATCTTTTGAAATGGTTTTGTCTTTATTTGGAGAGAAAATTCTATACAAACTAGCTATAATTGTTTTTGCTCTTGGAACAATGTACTGGATACATCAAATATTTGCTACTATATTCCTTATACATATTTGTGTTTTTGTAGGTACTAGTGTTATCTGTTCAAGTACAATAAACAAATATTCAGTAAATTATGCACGAAGCAAATCAATAGTTGCCGGCAGTATTGTTGATGCAATTGCAAATATTGGTGCAATACGGATGTTTACTTCTCATAAATTTGAACGTCAGAATCTAGAAGTAAGGATAGATGATGCTGTAGTTAATGAACAAATTATGCAACTCTTTATGTTTAAGCTACGTATTGTACTAGGCATAGCTTGTTCTATAATGATTTTTATAATGGTTTATTATCTAGCTCAACTTCGTAGTCAAATGCAAATAACTATAGGAGATTGCGTGTTGATACTTACTTTATCTATAACGGTTAGTAGTGAAATTTGGGATCTAACGCAGGAAGTAGGAGATATGTTCGAAGAGTTTGGTTCTTTTAATCAAAGTGTATCATTAATGAAACCTCATATTATAGAAGATATTGAGAATGCCCATCTTCTAAAGGTTACAAAAGGTGAGATAATATTTAAAAATGTTAGTTTTAAATATTACCATAATAATAATTTATTTGAGAATAAATCCGTTACAATTTTGAGTCAACAAAGGGTCGGATTAGTAGGGTTTTCTGGTTCAGGAAAAACAACTTTTATTAATCTTATTACACGGTTGCACGATATAGACCAAGGAGAAATTCTAATTGATGGGCAAAATATTAGATATGTAACTCAAGACTCTTTACGAGAAAATATTAGTATAATACCGCAAGAACCAATCCTATTTCATAGGACAGTCATGGATAATATTAGATATGGAAAAAAAGATGCTAGCTTAGAAGAGATAATAGAGGCAGCAAAACTAGCTCATATACATGAATTTATTGAGAGCCTAACAGAAGGATACCAAAGCTTATGTGGTGAAAGGGGCAATAACTTGTCAGGTGGTCAGAGGCAGAGAATAATAATAGCACGGGCAATATTAAAGAATGCTCCAATATTAATTCTTGATGAAGCAACAAGTAGTCTAGATAGTGAGACTGAGGAGTTGATACAAGATTCTCTATATTACTTAATGCAAAATAAAACTGTATTAGTTATAGCTCATAGATTATCAACTTTGTTGAATATGGATAGAATTTTGGTTTTTAATGAAGGTAGCATAGTTGAAGATGGACAACATGAGGAATTACTAAAAAACAGTAAATTGTACAAAAAACTATGGAAATCACAAGTAAAAGGCTTAATAATTTAA
- a CDS encoding peroxiredoxin, protein MQVFVGKAAPDFTAKAIMPDNSIESEFNLKNYAKGHKVVLFFYPLDFTFVCPSEIIAFNNRLGEFTERNTKLIAISVDSHFSHLAWKNTPYNKGGVGNIQIPMVADLNKNASHSYNVLHDDGISLRGTFVIDEEFIVRHLSVNDLPIGRNIDEVIRLIDALDYNAKHGEVCPAGWHKGDEGITPSHKGVADYLASNAEKL, encoded by the coding sequence ATGCAAGTATTCGTTGGAAAAGCTGCACCGGATTTTACAGCTAAAGCTATTATGCCTGATAATAGTATAGAATCTGAATTTAATCTTAAAAATTATGCTAAGGGTCATAAAGTTGTATTGTTTTTTTATCCCCTAGATTTTACTTTTGTTTGTCCATCAGAAATTATAGCCTTTAATAATAGATTAGGAGAATTTACTGAAAGAAATACAAAGTTAATAGCAATAAGCGTTGACTCGCATTTTTCTCATTTGGCTTGGAAGAATACTCCTTACAATAAAGGTGGTGTCGGCAATATCCAAATTCCTATGGTGGCAGATCTTAATAAAAATGCCTCACATAGTTATAATGTACTTCATGATGATGGAATATCACTGCGTGGTACTTTTGTTATTGATGAAGAATTCATAGTACGCCATTTGTCAGTTAATGATTTGCCAATTGGTAGAAATATTGATGAAGTAATAAGACTGATAGATGCCCTAGACTATAATGCAAAGCATGGTGAAGTATGTCCAGCTGGGTGGCATAAAGGTGATGAAGGTATTACCCCATCACATAAAGGAGTAGCAGATTACTTAGCTTCCAATGCAGAAAAATTATAG
- a CDS encoding transposase — MKPALNIAFASIINWQLGLFKVQSKQALNLYELVGRRNDLKQMLIAEKNRFQFPRADLIKSSCVKIIEVLEEQIASITKEIDDLIAKDKLLQAKKETLQTISGIGTVVSNELIALLPELGTLNRKQIASLVGVAPISNDSGRYNGYRHTGHGRNFVRPMLFVAAMAARNSNSELKVFYEKLINRGKKKMVAMVALMRKIIVIANAKLRDLTSSAEAIKI; from the coding sequence ATGAAACCAGCGTTAAATATAGCTTTTGCCAGTATAATTAATTGGCAACTCGGGTTATTTAAAGTACAATCTAAGCAAGCTTTAAACTTGTATGAATTAGTAGGACGTAGGAATGATCTTAAACAAATGTTGATTGCAGAAAAAAATAGGTTTCAGTTCCCGAGAGCTGATTTAATTAAGTCTAGTTGTGTTAAAATAATCGAAGTACTAGAAGAACAAATTGCATCTATTACTAAAGAAATAGATGACTTAATAGCAAAAGATAAACTCTTGCAGGCTAAGAAAGAGACTCTGCAAACTATTAGTGGTATAGGCACAGTAGTATCTAATGAGCTTATAGCTTTGTTACCTGAACTTGGTACATTGAACCGCAAACAAATAGCATCATTAGTAGGTGTTGCACCAATATCTAATGATAGCGGTAGATATAACGGATATAGACATACAGGTCATGGTCGAAATTTTGTTAGACCTATGTTGTTTGTAGCTGCTATGGCTGCTAGAAACTCTAACTCTGAACTGAAGGTATTTTATGAAAAATTGATCAATAGAGGAAAAAAGAAAATGGTGGCGATGGTAGCATTAATGCGTAAAATCATTGTGATTGCAAACGCTAAGTTACGTGATTTAACTAGCTCTGCAGAAGCAATAAAAATTTAA
- a CDS encoding copper chaperone PCu(A)C: protein MLLKNIVTFIAVTLYFSLSICFATTMPSNNNPAASLEASAPTASVTILNAWARPSATVSKNNNSAIYFEIFNDSDLDYNLVNVSSDIANKVELHKSFVDEKGVSKMVKLDKLVIPAKSSAILQPGGMHIMLLDLRTILKVGDNFDLSLYFDNGLQKVVQVEVKTK from the coding sequence ATGCTACTTAAGAACATAGTAACCTTCATTGCTGTTACTTTATATTTTAGTCTATCAATATGTTTTGCAACTACCATGCCAAGTAATAACAATCCAGCAGCATCATTAGAAGCATCAGCCCCTACTGCATCTGTTACAATACTAAATGCTTGGGCAAGACCTTCTGCTACTGTTAGCAAAAATAATAATTCTGCAATATATTTTGAGATTTTTAATGACTCTGACCTCGATTACAATTTGGTAAATGTTTCTTCAGATATAGCTAACAAGGTTGAATTACATAAAAGTTTTGTTGATGAAAAAGGGGTTAGTAAAATGGTAAAACTCGATAAGCTAGTCATCCCAGCTAAAAGTAGTGCTATTTTACAACCGGGTGGTATGCATATTATGCTCTTGGATCTAAGAACTATACTAAAAGTTGGTGATAACTTTGATTTATCCTTATATTTCGATAATGGTCTTCAGAAAGTTGTCCAAGTAGAAGTAAAAACAAAGTAG
- the dprA gene encoding DNA-processing protein DprA: protein MEKNNAKIITYKSLEYSRLLLEIFDCPPILSYKGNIGLLSHERCLAIVGARNASVNGRAFAARIAKELTDADYIMVSGLARGIDTAVHQVNISKTIGVIAGGIDHVYPLENVKLFEQIQQEGLIIAELPIGSKPLGQHFPQRNRLISGISLGTVVIEASLKSGSLITARFALEQNREVFAVPGFPLDPRCQGTNKLIKEGAYMVESTQDIVTNLPHFSKVVSKSKDVANDSAENNQFKALDIKYANPITNDMRMKVKELLSSTPIDFDCLHQTQLPLQVIYMIILKLELAGKITRYPGNKISLIYK from the coding sequence TTGGAAAAGAATAACGCCAAAATTATTACCTATAAGTCTTTAGAATATTCAAGGTTATTGTTAGAGATTTTTGATTGCCCGCCTATACTAAGTTATAAGGGCAATATCGGGTTATTATCACACGAAAGATGTTTAGCAATTGTTGGAGCAAGAAATGCTTCAGTAAATGGTCGTGCTTTTGCAGCTAGAATCGCTAAGGAATTGACAGACGCAGATTATATAATGGTTTCTGGACTTGCAAGAGGTATTGATACGGCAGTGCATCAAGTTAATATCTCTAAAACAATAGGAGTTATCGCTGGAGGAATTGATCATGTCTATCCCCTAGAAAATGTTAAATTATTCGAGCAAATTCAGCAAGAGGGGTTAATAATTGCTGAATTACCAATAGGGTCAAAACCTCTTGGACAACATTTCCCACAACGTAATCGATTGATTTCTGGTATATCTCTTGGAACGGTAGTAATTGAGGCAAGCCTAAAATCTGGATCATTAATAACAGCAAGGTTTGCTTTAGAACAGAATAGAGAAGTATTCGCAGTGCCAGGATTTCCGTTAGATCCTAGGTGTCAGGGTACTAATAAACTTATCAAGGAAGGAGCATATATGGTGGAATCTACCCAAGATATAGTAACTAATCTACCACATTTTTCTAAGGTTGTCAGCAAATCTAAGGATGTGGCGAATGATTCAGCTGAAAATAACCAGTTTAAAGCGTTAGATATAAAATATGCTAATCCAATTACCAACGATATGCGTATGAAAGTTAAGGAGCTTTTATCTTCAACTCCTATAGATTTTGATTGTTTGCATCAAACGCAGCTACCTTTGCAGGTTATATATATGATAATACTGAAGCTAGAACTGGCTGGAAAAATAACTAGATATCCTGGCAACAAGATATCTTTAATTTATAAATAA
- the secB gene encoding protein-export chaperone SecB: MKDTNQKEMPHIAVNAQYIKDLSFENPDAPRSLVSLERNPQIDLFLDLNISNLPEENFYEVELSIEAKAMSEKHRLFIVDLKYAGVFNLINIEEDQHQIILAIHCPAMIFPFARKIIADVTQDGGFQPLMIDPIDFGALYHKKMQENDN; encoded by the coding sequence ATGAAAGATACTAACCAAAAAGAAATGCCTCATATCGCTGTTAATGCACAATACATAAAGGATTTATCTTTTGAAAATCCAGACGCTCCGAGATCTTTAGTATCTTTGGAACGTAATCCACAAATTGACTTATTCTTAGACCTCAATATTTCTAATTTACCTGAAGAGAATTTTTATGAGGTAGAATTAAGTATAGAAGCTAAAGCAATGAGTGAAAAGCATAGACTATTTATAGTGGACTTAAAATATGCAGGGGTTTTTAATTTAATTAATATAGAGGAAGATCAACACCAAATAATACTAGCAATTCATTGTCCAGCAATGATTTTCCCATTTGCTAGAAAAATTATTGCTGATGTCACTCAGGATGGTGGTTTCCAACCATTGATGATTGACCCGATTGATTTTGGTGCTTTATATCATAAAAAAATGCAAGAAAATGATAATTAA